Proteins encoded in a region of the Nicotiana tomentosiformis chromosome 9, ASM39032v3, whole genome shotgun sequence genome:
- the LOC104093763 gene encoding uncharacterized protein, whose product MVRLSDLIDLNEGGTTRKFLSDKRNGGEEAPRNRLEQPVEASCSFCIEGDDNALCAYHMTNEWSEKNCYVNEAPMKKLISEELSRSNPNSGQNAPSVVARLMGIDMLSVDTKPSTKKVEKKNEVCNIDRRSNSLKLNKLKPREHPQEEELQKFKKEFEAWQATRFKECSKIVELGTNTDQWLAQRRLNKEKLVLYANSKRLDVSSTPTKIVILRPVCDRTGNNEESWASSHSISEDGSSIEEFLQEVKERLKCELQVRNFRRSTTVIETSYTKKPSEAKKIAQSISKQVRESVTRDVGTTLARSKSMRSYRSEIQCEGTGSPDFTNSDTRRFLERSRAEESRYIANKVRHRDHMKDESDMQSRYFRQELSNNVMLDQELFHRNLVRSLSAPVSRSSFGKLLLEDQHMLTGAHIRRKHEASEKVKIHAKKCRKEKFNLKEKVSSFKYSFVLKGKLFGRKIQSLEESNGNKQIHMKDLLSTQTVASKFHENSTEVPPSPASVCSTTNEEIWRQTDCFSSSSTSDIHPPDDSEMPHVFKEISSNLNELRRQLNQLEAYDFEETMIDDQSVEEEIMEIDDPAESFVRDLLVASGLYDGSCDKYLSKWDPLGKPISKQVFEEVEASYKKKTNDIEDASTIDQFQKFNHKLLCDFLNEVLRDVLGVPSTVSSSMKSTIALTARPLPLQGKKLLECVWEIARVYVDMSSQSFETILARDLQSTRWAGLVDEDVNALGKDIEHQIIGDLIHEMINDMKP is encoded by the exons ATGGTGAGATTATCGGATCTCATTGATCTAAATGAAGGAGGGACGACGAGGAAGTTTCTTTCAGATAAGAGAAATGGTG GTGAGGAGGCTCCGCGAAATAGATTGGAGCAGCCAGTAGAGGCTTCCTGTAGCTTCTGCATTGAAGGAGATGACAATGCTCTG TGCGCTTATCACATGACAAATGAGTGGTCAGAGAAGAACTGTTATGTGAATGAGGCTCCAATGAAGAAACTGATCAGTGAAGAATTATCAAGAAGTAATCCAAATTCAGGACAGAATGCACCTAGTGTTGTCGCCCGTCTGATGGGCATAGATATGTTATCCGTGGATACAAAACCATCGACAAAGAAGGTCGAAAAGAAGAATGAGGTATGTAATATTGACAGACGGAGTAATAGCCTAAAGCTCAACAAACTTAAACCCCGAGAACATCCACAGGAAGAGGAACTACAAAAGTTTAAGAAGGAATTTGAAGCATGGCAAGCAACAAGGTTTAAGGAATGCTCAAAAATTGTTGAACTTGGCACCAATACCGATCAATGGTTGGCACAACGACGCCTGAACAAGGAAAAGTTGGTTCTTTACGCAAACTCAAAGAGACTTGATGTTTCTTCAACTCCTACAAAGATTGTAATTTTGAGGCCTGTTTGTGATAGGACGGGGAATAATGAAGAGTCATGGGCTAGTTCTCATAGCATATCCGAAGATGGGAGTAGTATAGAAGAATTTCTTCAGGAGGTTAAGGAAAGACTAAAATGTGAATTGCAAGTAAGGAATTTCAGAAGGAGCACTACTGTCATTGAGACCTCTTATACCAAAAAACCATCAGAAGCAAAGAAGATAGCTCAATCTATTTCAAAACAGGTGAGAGAGAGTGTTACAAGGGACGTTGGAACGACTCTAGCCCGATCAAAATCAATGAGGTCTTATAGAAGTGAAATTCAATGTGAAGGAACTGGTTCTCCTGATTTCACCAATAGTGATACAAGGAGATTTTTGGAAAGGAGCAGAGCTGAAGAAAGCAGATATATTGCTAATAAAGTGAGACATAGGGACCATATGAAAGACGAAtcagacatgcagagcagatatttCAGACAAGAGTTGAGTAATAATGTAATGCTTGACCAGGAACTATTTCATAGGAACCTAGTTAGATCTTTGTCTGCTCCTGTGTCGCGGTCATCATTCGGAAAGCTTCTCCTAGAGGATCAACATATGTTGACGGGGGCGCATATTAGGCGAAAACATGAAGCTTCCGAGAAGGTCAAAATACATGCCAAAAAATGTAGAAAGGAGAAATTCAACCTTAAGGAAAAAGTTTCCAGCTTTAAATATAGTTTTGTACTTAAAGGAAAGCTCTTTGGTAGAAAGATTCAATCTTTGGAGGAATCAAATGGAAACAAACAGATTCACATGAAAGATCTTCTGAGCACACAAACTGTTGCATCCAAATTTCAT GAGAATTCTACTGAGGTGCCACCAAGTCCTGCATCTGTATGTAGCACTACCAATGAAGAAATTTGGAGGCAAACAGATTGTTTCAGCTCATCATCAACCTCAGATATACATCCGCCGGATGATAGTGAAATGCCTCATGTTTTCAAAGAGATAAGCTCTAATCTGAATG AGCTAAGGAGGCAATTGAATCAGCTAGAAGCTTATGACTTTGAGGAGACAATGATTGATGATCAGTCTGTCGAAGAGGAGATAATGGAGATTGACGATCCTGCTGAATCGTTCGTTAGAGATCTTCTTGTTGCTTCTGGTTTATACGATGGTTCATGCGATAAATATCTATCAAAATGGGATCCACTCGGAAAGCCTATCAGCAaacaagtttttgaagaagtCGAAGCGTCTTACAAGAAAAAGACAAATGATATTGAAGATGCATCTACTATTGATCAATTCCAGAAGTTCAATCACAAGTTGTTGTGTGATTTCTTGAATGAAGTACTTCGGGATGTACTTGGAGTACCTTCCACAGTTTCAAGTTCTATGAAAAGTACTATTGCTCTGACTGCACGACCTCTACCTCTACAGGGAAAGAAGTTATTAGAATGTGTATGGGAAATTGCCCGAGTTTATGTGGATATGTCATCTCAATCTTTCGAAACTATACTAGCCCGAGACTTGCAATCCACACGTTGGGCTGGATTAGTTGATGAAGATGTTAATGCTCTGGGAAAAGATATTGAACACCAGATTATTGGTGATCTTATTCATGAAATGATCAATGATATGAAGCCATAA
- the LOC104093762 gene encoding WUSCHEL-related homeobox 13-like isoform X2: MEWENQQQQPPQRAEDMNGAAGGGGGMFVKVMTDEQMEVLRKQIAVYAVICEQLVDLHKSMASQHDLAGTRLGNLYCDPLITSAGHRISGRQRWTPTPVQLQILERIFDQGNGTPSKQKIKDITFELSQHGQISETNVYNWFQNRRARSKRKQQGGGATNNVESEVETEVESPNEKKTKPEDLQSSHMPTSRTEEGSSNPTGSFDQLSFYAMSNPSLEMC; encoded by the exons ATGGAGTGGGAAAATCAGCAGCAGCAGCCACCGCAGAGGGCGGAGGATATGAACGGCGCCGCCGGAGGAGGAGGAGGGATGTTTGTAAAAGTAATGACTGATGAGCAAATGGAAGTGCTACGTAAGCAAATTGCAGTGTACGCTGTCATTTGTGAACAGCTAGTTGATTTGCACAAATCCATGGCTTCCCAACATGATCTTGCTG GAACAAGGCTGGGGAATCTATATTGTGATCCGCTGATAACATCAGCTGGCCACAGAATCAGTGGCAGACAACGTTGGACGCCAACGCCTGTGCAACTTCAGATTCTTGAACGTATTTTCGATCAAGGCAATGGAACACCAAGCAAACAAAAGATTAAAGATATAACCTTTGAATTATCTCAGCATGGACAAATTTCTGAAACAAATGTTTATAATTGGTTTCAAAATAGACGTGCTCGATCGAAAAGGAAACAACAGGGCGGTGGTGCAACGAACAACGTTGAATCAGAGGTGGAGACAGAGGTCGAATCACCTAATGAAAAGAAAACAAAGCCAGAGGATTTGCAATCTTCTCATATGCCAACTTCAAGAACTGAAGAGGGTAGTTCAAATCCAACTGGAAGTTTTGACCAATTGTCCTTCTATGCAATGTCTAATCCAA GTCTTGAAATGTGTTAA
- the LOC104093762 gene encoding WUSCHEL-related homeobox 13-like isoform X1 → MEWENQQQQPPQRAEDMNGAAGGGGGMFVKVMTDEQMEVLRKQIAVYAVICEQLVDLHKSMASQHDLAGTRLGNLYCDPLITSAGHRISGRQRWTPTPVQLQILERIFDQGNGTPSKQKIKDITFELSQHGQISETNVYNWFQNRRARSKRKQQGGGATNNVESEVETEVESPNEKKTKPEDLQSSHMPTSRTEEGSSNPTGSFDQLSFYAMSNPRMDQVIEKMEDPGSYHPYLHAENYDMISQ, encoded by the exons ATGGAGTGGGAAAATCAGCAGCAGCAGCCACCGCAGAGGGCGGAGGATATGAACGGCGCCGCCGGAGGAGGAGGAGGGATGTTTGTAAAAGTAATGACTGATGAGCAAATGGAAGTGCTACGTAAGCAAATTGCAGTGTACGCTGTCATTTGTGAACAGCTAGTTGATTTGCACAAATCCATGGCTTCCCAACATGATCTTGCTG GAACAAGGCTGGGGAATCTATATTGTGATCCGCTGATAACATCAGCTGGCCACAGAATCAGTGGCAGACAACGTTGGACGCCAACGCCTGTGCAACTTCAGATTCTTGAACGTATTTTCGATCAAGGCAATGGAACACCAAGCAAACAAAAGATTAAAGATATAACCTTTGAATTATCTCAGCATGGACAAATTTCTGAAACAAATGTTTATAATTGGTTTCAAAATAGACGTGCTCGATCGAAAAGGAAACAACAGGGCGGTGGTGCAACGAACAACGTTGAATCAGAGGTGGAGACAGAGGTCGAATCACCTAATGAAAAGAAAACAAAGCCAGAGGATTTGCAATCTTCTCATATGCCAACTTCAAGAACTGAAGAGGGTAGTTCAAATCCAACTGGAAGTTTTGACCAATTGTCCTTCTATGCAATGTCTAATCCAA GAATGGACCAGGTAATAGAAAAGATGGAAGATCCAGGTAGCTACCATCCATATCTACATGCAGAGAATTACGACATGATCAGCCAATGA
- the LOC104093761 gene encoding amino acid transporter AVT3B yields the protein MVFEKNNKASSSSHVLQIPREDTPLLAKNQHLSSPSKTFANVFIAIVGAGVLGLPYTFKRTGWIMGAIMLFSVAFLTYHCMMLLVFSRRKIESHLKTSEISSFGDLGFAVCGPVGRFAVDAMIVLSQAGFCISYMIFIANTLAYCFNYSKSNPSPKILGLPPKTVYIWSCFPFQLGLNSIPSLTLLAPLSIFADVVELGAMGVVMVEDVMVYLKSSHVLEAFGGFSVFFYGLGVAVYAFEGVGMVLPLEAEMKDKAKFGKILGLSMALISLMYGAFGVLGYFAFGEETKDIITTNLGQGWLSSLVQIGLCINLFFTFPLMMNPVYEVMERRFCEGRYCLWIRWIVVLVVTFVALLVPNFADFLSLVGSSVCIILGFVLPALFHLIVFKDELRWHGLACDGAIIVMAAVFSVYGTFSSMLEILGAKA from the coding sequence GTTtgagaaaaataataaagcaagTTCATCCTCTCATGTTTTACAAATCCCAAGAGAAGATACACCCCTTTTAGCCAAGAATCAACACCTTTCTTCACCATCCAAAACTTTTGCTAATGTATTTATAGCCATAGTTGGAGCAGGAGTTCTTGGCCTTCCTTATACTTTTAAAAGAACAGGATGGATAATGGGTGCTATTATGCTATTTTCAGTAGCCTTTTTAACTTACCATTGTATGATGCTTCTTGTATTTTCAAGAAGAAAAATTGAATCCCATCTTAAAACTTCAGAAATCTCATCTTTTGGTGATTTGGGATTTGCTGTTTGTGGACCTGTTGGTAGATTTGCTGTAGATGCTATGATTGTGTTATCACAAGCTGGTTTTTGTATCAGTTACATGATTTTCATAGCTAATACTTTAGCATACTGTTTTAATTACTCCAAGTCAAATCCAAGTCCTAAAATCTTGGGGTTGCCACCTAAAACAGTGTATATTTGGAGCTGTTTTCCATTTCAGTTGGGGTTGAATTCAATTCCTAGTCTTACCCTTTTAGCCCCTTTGAGTATTTTTGCTGATGTTGTTGAATTAGGAGCTATGGGTGTAGTTATGGTTGAAGATGTGATGGTTTATCTCAAAAGTAGTCATGTTCTTGAAGCTTTTGGTGGGTTCAGTGTGTTTTTCTATGGTCTTGGTGTAGCTGTTTATGCATTTGAAGGTGTTGGAATGGTTTTGCCTTTAGAAGCTGAGATGAAAGATAAGGCAAAATTTGGTAAAATCTTGGGTTTGTCAATGGCTTTAATATCTTTAATGTATGGTGCTTTTGGAGTATTAGGCTATTTTGCTTTTGGTGAAGAGACTAAGGATATAATTACCACAAATCTTGGACAAGGTTGGCTTAGCAGCTTAGTTCAAATTGGTCTTTGCATAAATTTATTCTTTACATTTCCACTTATGATGAATCCAGTATATGAAGTAATGGAAAGGAGATTTTGTGAAGGCAGGTATTGTCTTTGGATAAGATGGATTGTGGTTTTAGTAGTGACATTTGTGGCATTGTTGGTACCAAATTTTGCTGATTTCTTGTCACTTGTTGGGAGTAGTGTGTGCATTATTCTTGGCTTTGTATTGCCTGCTTTGTTTCATTTGATTGTGTTCAAAGATGAGTTAAGATGGCATGGGTTGGCTTGTGATGGTGCAATTATTGTAATGGCTGCAGTGTTTTCAGTGTATGGAACTTTCTCTTCTATGCTGGAGATATTGGGAGCCAAGGCTTAA